Proteins found in one Amycolatopsis aidingensis genomic segment:
- a CDS encoding M48 family metallopeptidase: MQRVRSGTTLRMALLIAMTVASASLIYLLLAPPGPGEMLRELQRCKAESGWANLVAIDLLTVERVQGSLDDFSACQAAAFGGRSWWIAAGLTVLFALTVVLYHLQPWWRIRRSGLVDLSRTADPDLLAELDRMVLAAGLRHRPRFLADPVNQHTGALAFGRGRRPLICLDAGLLTRFHTDPTAFRAVLTHELAHLRNRDVAITYFAIAIWRAFLGAAVLPYVGVFLFQAREPAILVTLTLPVTVLAGLVLVSRNGILRLREHHADLTAARLLASTEPGDYLPGLAPVRAHRLLAPLRKHPSPAARLAVLTDPALVYRPGFWESVTTGVVLQIAVSQAVFALFHFGASTDVVLSTGQLLAGAGLAAALGVAVLRAHQYRAAGGTDRRLLVLPGLGIALGVAVGHNVTAVDTHLSSIGTTATGTALVVLPLILLGEWAFATSHSITTMPRRGVRWGGTVAVGATVLILCVSVLSLASMPRAMPGYAGSFLAMRPPLEQLADAAGWTALDLPLTIGVWLPLTLLSDAVLGVLGKAGVVLLWAVPWSWCAAGPTGPPCSPGSSVPWHGWCSRSSSGRCCAPTCHCPPATTHRSAWCCRHGKSPASCSRSSSSAPSCHCGGRDRWCAPCSPVPSPQRCARWRCGSCSSPMPVCRSCGPPRPPAPPGWTSSTGRRSSAC; this comes from the coding sequence ATGCAGCGCGTACGCTCGGGCACGACCCTGCGGATGGCGCTGCTGATCGCCATGACGGTGGCGTCCGCCAGCCTGATCTATCTGCTGCTCGCTCCTCCCGGGCCCGGCGAAATGCTGCGGGAGCTCCAACGGTGCAAGGCGGAGTCCGGTTGGGCAAACCTGGTGGCCATCGACCTGCTGACGGTCGAGCGCGTCCAGGGCTCGCTGGACGACTTCTCGGCTTGCCAGGCGGCCGCTTTCGGCGGGCGGTCGTGGTGGATCGCGGCGGGGCTGACGGTCCTGTTCGCACTGACCGTGGTATTGTATCACCTCCAGCCGTGGTGGCGGATCCGGCGCTCGGGGCTGGTGGACCTGTCACGGACCGCCGACCCGGACCTGCTGGCGGAACTGGACCGGATGGTCCTCGCCGCGGGTCTGCGCCACCGCCCCCGGTTCCTGGCCGACCCGGTCAACCAGCACACCGGCGCGCTCGCCTTCGGCCGCGGCAGACGACCGCTGATCTGCCTGGACGCCGGGCTGCTCACCCGGTTCCACACGGATCCGACCGCGTTCCGCGCTGTGCTGACCCACGAGTTGGCCCACCTGCGCAACCGGGACGTGGCGATCACCTACTTCGCCATCGCGATCTGGCGGGCCTTCCTCGGTGCCGCCGTGCTGCCCTACGTCGGCGTCTTCCTGTTCCAGGCGCGCGAGCCGGCCATCCTGGTCACGCTCACCCTCCCGGTCACCGTGCTGGCCGGGCTGGTCCTGGTGTCCCGCAACGGGATCCTCCGGCTGCGCGAGCACCACGCGGACCTCACCGCCGCCCGCCTGCTCGCCTCGACCGAACCTGGCGACTACCTGCCCGGACTCGCTCCGGTGCGAGCACACCGCCTGCTCGCGCCGCTGCGCAAGCACCCTTCGCCCGCGGCTCGCCTCGCCGTGCTCACCGATCCGGCCCTGGTGTACCGACCGGGGTTCTGGGAATCCGTCACCACCGGCGTGGTCCTGCAGATCGCCGTCTCCCAGGCCGTCTTCGCCCTGTTCCACTTCGGTGCCTCGACCGATGTGGTGCTGTCCACCGGGCAGCTCTTGGCGGGCGCGGGCCTGGCCGCCGCGCTCGGGGTCGCGGTACTGCGGGCGCATCAGTACCGGGCCGCGGGCGGCACGGATCGGCGGCTGCTCGTGCTGCCGGGACTCGGCATCGCCCTCGGGGTAGCGGTCGGCCACAACGTCACGGCTGTGGACACCCACCTGTCGAGTATCGGGACCACTGCGACCGGCACCGCGCTGGTCGTGCTCCCGCTGATCCTGCTCGGCGAGTGGGCTTTCGCGACCTCGCACTCGATCACGACCATGCCGCGGCGCGGCGTGCGGTGGGGCGGGACGGTCGCCGTCGGCGCGACCGTGCTGATCCTGTGCGTGTCCGTGCTCAGCCTGGCCAGCATGCCGAGGGCGATGCCCGGCTACGCCGGCTCGTTCCTGGCCATGCGGCCACCGCTGGAGCAGCTGGCAGACGCCGCGGGCTGGACCGCGCTGGACCTTCCGCTGACCATTGGCGTCTGGCTTCCGCTGACTCTGCTGTCGGACGCCGTACTGGGCGTGCTGGGAAAAGCCGGCGTGGTGCTGCTCTGGGCCGTCCCCTGGTCCTGGTGCGCCGCAGGGCCGACCGGTCCGCCCTGCTCGCCGGGGTCCTCGGTGCCCTGGCATGGCTGGTGTTCTCGCTCATCCTCCGGGCGATGCTGCGCGCCGACGTGCCACTGCCCGCCCGCGACGACGCATCGTTCCGCATGGTGCTGTCGGCATGGGAAGTCACCGGCGTCGTGCTCGCGCAGCTCGTCGTCTGCGCCATCGTGTCACTGCGGCGGCCGAGATCGCTGGTGCGCACCATGTTCGCCGGTGCCGTCACCGCAACGCTGTGCGCGCTGGCGCTGTGGATCCTGTTCATCACCGATGCCTGTGTGCCGTTCCTGCGGGCCGCCAAGACCACCTGCCCCGCCCGGGTGGACATCGAGTACGGGACGACGATCTTCGGCCTGCTGA